Proteins encoded in a region of the Lathamus discolor isolate bLatDis1 chromosome Z, bLatDis1.hap1, whole genome shotgun sequence genome:
- the MTX3 gene encoding metaxin-3 isoform X1: MAAPMELSCWGGGWGLPSVHPESLTVMAYAKFSGAPLTVNTINNSWRACKGDVPVLISEDIVISQPAKILNFLRKQKYNADYGLSAKQGADTLAYIALLEEKLLPSLLHTFWVDAENYCSVTKPWFASRITFPLSLYLPGKMSREALNRILLTRGGPPLYTLTEVEAQIYRDAKECLNLLSKRLGTSQFFFGDTPTTLDAFVFGFLAPVYKVCFPRVHLQEHLKQLPNLCRFCDDILTCYFRLTASDPALIISLQMDDNLRKSPQHPPRKLKTLKLAAGGEEGSPLNRLSP, from the exons ATGGCGGCTCCCatggagctgagctgctggggaGGCGGCTGGGGGCTGCCGTCCGTGCACCCGGAGTCTCTGACCGTCATG GCTTATGCCAAATTTTCTGGTGCTCCCCTGACAGTGAATACTATAAATAACTCATGGAGAGCTTGCAAAG GGGATGTGCCAGTCCTCATATCAGAAGACATTGTCATATCTCAGCCAGCAAAAATACTAAACTTCTTAAGAAAGCAG AAATACAATGCTGATTATGGATTGTCTGCAAAACAAGGGGCTGATACATTGGCATATATTGCACTACTTGAAGAGAAGCTGCTTCCTTCTCTG CTGCACACTTTCTGGGTTGATGCTGAAAATTACTGTAGCGTGACAAAACCATGGTTTGCCTCAAGGATTACCTTCCCACTGAGTTTGTATCTGCCTGGAAAGATGTCCAGGGAAGCGCTGAACAGGATTTTGCTGACCAGGGGAGGGCCTCCACTCTACACTCTCACTGAAGTGGAAGCACAA ATATACAGGGATGCCAAGGAGTGCCTAAATCTCCTGTCGAAGAGATTGGGAACATCTCAGTTTTTCTTTGGAGATAC GCCTACCACCTTGGATGCCTTTGTGTTCGGTTTCCTTGCACCAGTTTATAAAGTGTGCTTCCCCAGAGTACATCTACAAGAGCATTTGAAACAGCTTCCCAATCTGTGTCGATTCTGTGATGATATTTTAACTTGCTACTTCAGATTAACTGCCTCAG ATCCGGCTCTCATTATTTCCCTGCAGATGGACGACAACCTTCGTAAgagtccccagcatccccctcGAAAGCTAAAGACGCTCAAGCTTGCTGCAGGTGGAGAAGAGGGCAGTCCGTTGAATCGTTTGTCACCTTGA
- the MTX3 gene encoding metaxin-3 isoform X3, giving the protein MAAPMELSCWGGGWGLPSVHPESLTVMAYAKFSGAPLTVNTINNSWRACKGDVPVLISEDIVISQPAKILNFLRKQKYNADYGLSAKQGADTLAYIALLEEKLLPSLLHTFWVDAENYCSVTKPWFASRITFPLSLYLPGKMSREALNRILLTRGGPPLYTLTEVEAQIYRDAKECLNLLSKRLGTSQFFFGDTPTTLDAFVFGFLAPVYKVCFPRVHLQEHLKQLPNLCRFCDDILTCYFRLTASGHSPAGQDTADANLQKLTQLVNKESNLIEKMDDNLRKSPQHPPRKLKTLKLAAGGEEGSPLNRLSP; this is encoded by the exons ATGGCGGCTCCCatggagctgagctgctggggaGGCGGCTGGGGGCTGCCGTCCGTGCACCCGGAGTCTCTGACCGTCATG GCTTATGCCAAATTTTCTGGTGCTCCCCTGACAGTGAATACTATAAATAACTCATGGAGAGCTTGCAAAG GGGATGTGCCAGTCCTCATATCAGAAGACATTGTCATATCTCAGCCAGCAAAAATACTAAACTTCTTAAGAAAGCAG AAATACAATGCTGATTATGGATTGTCTGCAAAACAAGGGGCTGATACATTGGCATATATTGCACTACTTGAAGAGAAGCTGCTTCCTTCTCTG CTGCACACTTTCTGGGTTGATGCTGAAAATTACTGTAGCGTGACAAAACCATGGTTTGCCTCAAGGATTACCTTCCCACTGAGTTTGTATCTGCCTGGAAAGATGTCCAGGGAAGCGCTGAACAGGATTTTGCTGACCAGGGGAGGGCCTCCACTCTACACTCTCACTGAAGTGGAAGCACAA ATATACAGGGATGCCAAGGAGTGCCTAAATCTCCTGTCGAAGAGATTGGGAACATCTCAGTTTTTCTTTGGAGATAC GCCTACCACCTTGGATGCCTTTGTGTTCGGTTTCCTTGCACCAGTTTATAAAGTGTGCTTCCCCAGAGTACATCTACAAGAGCATTTGAAACAGCTTCCCAATCTGTGTCGATTCTGTGATGATATTTTAACTTGCTACTTCAGATTAACTGCCTCAG GCCATTCTCCGGCTGGACAGGATACAGCAGATGCTAATCTGCAGAAACTCACACAGCTTGTAAATAAGGAATCCAACTTGATTGAAAAG ATGGACGACAACCTTCGTAAgagtccccagcatccccctcGAAAGCTAAAGACGCTCAAGCTTGCTGCAGGTGGAGAAGAGGGCAGTCCGTTGAATCGTTTGTCACCTTGA
- the MTX3 gene encoding metaxin-3 isoform X2, whose translation MAAPMELSCWGGGWGLPSVHPESLTVMAYAKFSGAPLTVNTINNSWRACKGDVPVLISEDIVISQPAKILNFLRKQKYNADYGLSAKQGADTLAYIALLEEKLLPSLLHTFWVDAENYCSVTKPWFASRITFPLSLYLPGKMSREALNRILLTRGGPPLYTLTEVEAQIYRDAKECLNLLSKRLGTSQFFFGDTPTTLDAFVFGFLAPVYKVCFPRVHLQEHLKQLPNLCRFCDDILTCYFRLTASDGRQPS comes from the exons ATGGCGGCTCCCatggagctgagctgctggggaGGCGGCTGGGGGCTGCCGTCCGTGCACCCGGAGTCTCTGACCGTCATG GCTTATGCCAAATTTTCTGGTGCTCCCCTGACAGTGAATACTATAAATAACTCATGGAGAGCTTGCAAAG GGGATGTGCCAGTCCTCATATCAGAAGACATTGTCATATCTCAGCCAGCAAAAATACTAAACTTCTTAAGAAAGCAG AAATACAATGCTGATTATGGATTGTCTGCAAAACAAGGGGCTGATACATTGGCATATATTGCACTACTTGAAGAGAAGCTGCTTCCTTCTCTG CTGCACACTTTCTGGGTTGATGCTGAAAATTACTGTAGCGTGACAAAACCATGGTTTGCCTCAAGGATTACCTTCCCACTGAGTTTGTATCTGCCTGGAAAGATGTCCAGGGAAGCGCTGAACAGGATTTTGCTGACCAGGGGAGGGCCTCCACTCTACACTCTCACTGAAGTGGAAGCACAA ATATACAGGGATGCCAAGGAGTGCCTAAATCTCCTGTCGAAGAGATTGGGAACATCTCAGTTTTTCTTTGGAGATAC GCCTACCACCTTGGATGCCTTTGTGTTCGGTTTCCTTGCACCAGTTTATAAAGTGTGCTTCCCCAGAGTACATCTACAAGAGCATTTGAAACAGCTTCCCAATCTGTGTCGATTCTGTGATGATATTTTAACTTGCTACTTCAGATTAACTGCCTCAG ATGGACGACAACCTTCGTAA